GGTGGGGCTTGTTCGATAACGAACTGTACGTAGAACATGGTGAACGTCGCTATGGGCCGTTTCTGCCTGTGGATGGCCCAATCCCCCTACATCGCTACCGTAGTTTTAAGAAAACACGAACACAGAAACGGGCTGACCGAATTGAATCTTTGGCTAAACAGTTGTCTTTACCGAACTCTGTGATTGGTAAAGGCAACCCGCCTGAATTCGGGAGTAGTACAACCCAACTAAAGGTGCAGCCTTTTGTAGACCCCAATCCATTTCAAGAACTGACATTCAGCACGGTGATTGCAGCCAAATTAGCGATCGCCGATTATTTGGCACGCCCATTAGCCAAACTCACCCCTGAACAAATGGCTTATATTAATGCGGTTCTGGTGTCTACTCTCAATAAGCAGGAGGTAATGAAACAAATTCGAGATTTCTTTAACCCATTATCAGGTACGAGCCATGTTGAGTGATGTCATGACTTATTTTGGACTTAAACGTACCTTAGATCATGTGGGCTATTTTGAGACCCAAGAACAGACAAATCTATTCAAAGAACTCAAACCCCAAATTAGGCAAGGTCGTTTGATTGCTCTAACAGGTGTTGTTGGTTGTGGTAAAACAACGACTTTACAACGACTGCAATTAGAATTGTCCTCCGAAAAAGACATTATTATTTCTCGTTGCCTTGCAATTGACAAAGATAAGGTCAGTGTCGGGGTTTTGATGAGTGCTTTGTTTTGCGATTTAAGTACAGAAAAGGACGCTAAACCACCGACCCAACCAGAACTCAGAGAACGAAAATTCTTAGCTTTAATTCAAAAATGCCGTAAGCCTGTAGTGCTTTTTGTGGATGAAGCTCATGACATTCATCACGGTACGTTAGTCAAAATTAAGCGTTTAATTGAATTGGTACGCCAGAATGGTTGCACTTTATCTGTAGTGCTGCTGGGACATCCCAAATTGAAAAATGATTTGCGTCGACCATCTTTGGAAGAGATTGGTGCTAGAACCAATATTTTTAGTTTAGAAGGTATTAGAGGACATCAAGTTGAGTATATAAAATGGCTGTTGAGCGAGTGTATTCACGATGATTATCTGCCTGAAGATTTGATTACCAATGAGGCAATTGCATTTTTGGCAGAACGATTGACGACTCCATTGCAAATCGAACATTATTTGCAGAGGGCTTTTGAAGACGCTTATCAAGCAGCAACGAAGCCTGTCACTCTTGGTATGGCTGAAGCTGTCTTGACTGTGGGACTTAACGATTTAGAACCTCGCTTAATACGGCATGGTTACACGAAGACAGTACTAGCTGAGTTATTAAATATACGAGTAAGCGAGGTAAATTCTTTTTTACACGCTCAGTTGCCTCCTGGTCGAACCCAAGATTTGAGAGACCAGATGTTAAAAATTGGAATTCCCTTGTATGCGTCAGAGGGAAATTAAATTAATTCAAGAAATACTCCATATAGAGTTTTTCTGTTTTATTTGTGTTCAGTTTATATCTAAATAAATAGACATATATGTCCAGCATAAAAGTTCGTATAATCTGGACACATTGAGAGCCATATTTCCTGTATTCCAGACACAGAAAGGGTTACGGCTTATTTGCAGTTAATGTGGTTTGAAAACCCTTGTTTGCAGTTTGAAAATTATGTTTGCAGTTTCATTTGCAATTATTGTGGTTTTGAGACCACCCTTATTTGCAGAGAATGTGGTTTCAAAATCGCCTTGTTTGCGGTTTAAAGCGTTTATGTTTGCAGTTCGCTACACATAAACTTCTCTGTAAAAACATGAATCTTTCTTTTTCGGAACTTGCTACCATGTAAGCTGTCTATGTAACAATACCGAACCACCTATACAGTAACCGGGGCATTGAATCTATCAAGCCCCATATAAATTTATAGCGCTTTGCTGCTACTGCTCTGTTGTAAAAACTTGAGAGCAGTAGCAGCATTCTCAATCAGTAATAGCAAAGCGCTCGCGCTTTGTCCGAACGGATAGATACCGCGCATCCAGTTTGTGGTGTCCATCAACATGAAGCCTGATAAAATCAAGAGCGAAAAAAAGTTCATTGATGATGAGCCAGGGGTAAGGGATGTCAGCCAAAAGCGAAGTCACAATAAAATTTAGCGGCTCACTGCCAACAGCTACACCAGCAGCGAACAAAAAAGTGGAAATCGAGTTCACTGATCAGAACGGTATAGTCTTCACCGCTCAAGTTAATGCCAAAAGCTTCTCGTTTGGCTGAAACTAGCGCCTCGGAATTTGCAGACTGGGCTGGGGCAGTTTCGGGCAAGCTTGGTCAAAGAACTCCTAACGGGTTTGAAGTGATTGACGCTGGGATTCAAATTTTCGAGAAAAAAGCAAAGGAAGTCAAACCAGATGTAGCTGCGGCTGATGCTGGCGCAAGTTAATAGATATGTCTCTTGCATTCATGTTCAATGAAAGAAGAGCGGGGATGCTAAGGCATTTGTTCATCTTTGGGTATAAGCTGCCATTAAAGATACTTAAGGCTTTTGAAGTAGATTGAAAGAAGAATATCTTAGTGGGAGCCGCAGTTTAGGCAGGAGGCAGAGGGCAGAAGGCATTCGTGAAGAATTTGAACGGGGCTTTAACCCCGCCCAATTCTTGGCCACCTTTAGCAGAGATTATGGTGGGGGACGTAAGAACATGTTCCCTAGCGATCACGGGCTTTAGCGCAAAACAGTATTCCTTCTGCCTCCTGCCTCCTGCCCTCTGCCTTTCTTGTTGAAATGCCATTGGTATGCCAGCCAGATGCCATAATTGTGGCATCTGGCGAGCGATTTTATTGCTTTTGCTAAAGCCTTCTCAAGTAACTAGCAACTTGGGTTATTAAGATTAAACCATTCCCGTCAGCCAGGATTAAAAAATTCTCCATGAATAGGGCGAACATAATCACAGTAGGCTTGGTATGCTTTTTCAGGACTGTCAAAATCGCCAATGATAATTGGTTTTTTATTGAGCGTAGTTTGCGCTCTAAATTTGAGCGGCGATTTTTTGACGACACCTTTAAATCCAGATTTGTTATTGCAGTGCTTACCCCTAGACATCTGAGCTTGTTGTTTGGTTACAGCTCGAAGATTTGAGCGACGATTATCCCCTTTAATTCCATTGAGGTGTAGGATCGTCAGTTTAGTATCAAGCCCCATTCTTTGGGCTATAACATTATGAAAAAAAATAGTTTGTTGTTTTCCAAACTTATCCCTAGCGCTGTTTCGTCGCATAAAACCATCATGATCAATCCTCCACCTAAAATTTTCAATTAAGTCCTGATCCTCTTCGCTATAAAAAGCTATTCTTACAATGCCTTTTTTGTTTTTATAAATAAACTCTGGCATAATCAAACAATTTCGATTACTTGGGAAGTTAGAGATTTATTAGAAATTAACACAACTGGATTATCCAGGGTCAACGCAAGAAAATTTCTACTTAGATAATGATTCATGACTAAATATGTACTCGGTATTGAGCCGAGATATGCGGCTCAAGTTTATCCATTATCTCTCTAGGTTAAAGTTTAGCAGGCGATCACTGACACTAACATCACGGTTATTCAGTACTTATTTAGTACTGAAATAGTGTAATATTAGAACCATTTCAATACTACTTGAGTACCATGATTGTCGTTATAGGCGGCATCAAAGGCGGGGCTGGCAAGAGTACTGTAGCCGCCAACCTAGCGGCTCGGCGCGTAGCAGACGGTTACGATGTGTTGCTCGTGGATGGCGACGAGCAAGAGACAACCACCCTTTGGGCTTCAACCCGCAGCGAACATTACCCTGAAGGTAGCCAAAAACTGACCTGTGTACAGCTTCGCGGCAGAGCAGCCAGAGATGAAGTTTTAAAATTAGCTCCCCGTTATCAAGATGTAATTATTGACGTAGGTGGGCGCGATACAACCACTCAAAGGGCGGCGTTAACCGTTGCTCATCTTGTTCTGTTACCTATTCCACCGCGAGGGCCTGATATTTGGACATTAGAGAAGGTGGCAGCACTTTTAGAAGAAGTGCGAACTGTCAACCCAGACCTCAAAGCCTGGGCGTTCCTTAATCGTGCCGACGCATCCGGGCGGGATAACGAGGATGCAATGCAAATCATTCAGGAGACTCCAGGAATTGATTTGATTTCACCAAGGCTTGGAGATAGAAAATCTTTTCCCAATGCCCATACACAAGGCTTGGCTGTAACTGAACTTAAGCCACGCGATCCAAAGGCGGTTCAGGAGTTAGAGGTACTATATCAGTACTGCTTTAGTACTAAAATAGTATCCAATCAGGATAATAAAGGTACAAAATGACAATCAAGAAGCCAAGCCAGCCCAATGGTCAGCAGCCAAACCAAGTAGATATTGAGCGTGTGATTAATGCTGGCAGTCCGCCAACTCAAGCTGATGAAAAAGACGATACCTCCAAAGAAGTACGGTTTCAGATGGCGATACCAGACCAGTTGTGCAAGCTCATTGATAATGCACGCTCTTTGACTAAGACCAGCCGCCGGGCATGGCTGCTGACTGCTGCTATTGAAAAACTGGAACGGGAAGGACGGCTGTAGTTAATAGCAGTGTTGCAGCAGCTTACTTTGAGAAATTGTCCAACAACTTGTTGTAAAAATTCCTGGTTAACCTAACACAAGCGAGGGAGTTCGAGGCAAGAAAGAATTGTTGAAAATGTGGCGATGTTGCTAGAACTTGGGTAAGAGTATTAATTATCTACAGTTAGAAAATATGTATATCCAAATTAAACCAGAACTAGAGCAATTTATTCAAGCACAGCTTGCAACTGGTAGATTCACTAGTGCAGATGATGTCATAAATGAAGCCTTTAAGCTGCTACAAGAAAGAGAACAGCGAATTGAAGAATTACGGCAAAAAATTGCTGTAGGAACTGAACAAATTGCAGCAGGGCAAGTAACTGATGGCGAAGTTGTATTTGCCAAATTCCAAGAAAAAATTCATCAAATTGCTGAGGAGTCATCTGAATGAGCAATTATTCATTTTCAGATGCAGCAATTCAAGATTTAGATGAAATTTGTGAATATATTGCTCGCCGTCACCCAAAAGCAGCCAGTAAGCTTTTTGATGATATTCGTCAAAAATGTAAATTAGTAGCTAGTTTTCCTAATATGGGCAAAAGTTATGGAAGACTTGTACCAAATCTGCGCGGTTTTGTTGTCGATGATTACATTATATTTTACTATCCAAAAGAGTCTGGAATTAGTATTACTCGTGTTGCAAATGGTTATCGAGATTTAGAATCTTTGTTTGTAGATTCAGAATAAAACTTTTAGCTATTGAATATTGACTGACTTCCATAGCGTATATTTTGAGTCTGCTGCTAATCGCGCTCTTTCAGAAGGTAAAATCGCTAATTTAGTACTGAAATGGTACTAAATTAGTACTAACGAGTTAGAAGCTGATTTTCATAAATTGCTGCGTTCTGAGATTAGCAAAGAAGAATATTCACTCTTACTTAGCGAAATTGTTGAAAAGCATAAAAATAGTTAACCACTTATCAACGTGCCTAAGTTATTTTTCTCTATTTGGAAGTGAAAGCTCTGACTGCGAGATCAGGAAATAGAAATTAGTTGATCTAAAGCTACAAGTGTATTTTTTAATCAAGACAACTTATTCTTGTTAATAAATCTTCTGCAAAAGCTATATAATTTTCTTTTGTCCTTTCGTAAATTTTTTGATTTCCTGAAATTGTATTCTTATCTTCATTGTCAACTATTGGTGAAGTTTTAGCTAATGCAGGAATCTTCCACATTGGTATTCTATATTTTTGCGCCATTACTGGTAATGTATTGTGAGTGTGCATTACCACTTGCTCTCCAATAGGAGTGTTCAACATTTTTTCAGTTAAATGCAGGCGAACCTCTGGTACTATATGCTTTTCAATAGTTTCAGGGATTTGTTTTGCATAATTAAATGCAGCTTGAGCTAAATTTAGTCTACTTTCTGCTAGACTAATGTTTTCAGACGTATATTTTTTAGCATTATATATTGTGAATCCCAAAAATCTTACAAAATTTTCAGGAAACATATTTCTTTTATCACCCATTAATGAGTAGATAGTGCGAAAATCGTTTTGCCATTCGAGTAAAGAATTACCAATATTTTTTATCCCATATAAAGAAAACATATCTGGTAAACAAGGTACTAGAAACCCATCTACAGTTGATATAATTACTTTGTTTAATGCTCCTAAACTTGGAGAGGTATCTATGATAACAAAATCATACTTTCTCTCAGACGCATATTTAACCGCTATTGTTCTTATCTGAGTTACAGTTCTAATTGACAAAGGTTCTTTGCTGTATAACCCATTCCAGCGTCTGGAAATTTGATTTTCATACTTATGTAATGTTAAACGTCCTGGAATTAAGTCTAAATTTTCATCAATTTTAATTGGAGGTGGTAGATGATCTAAATCTCTAGTACCATCTTCCGCGGGTTTTAAAATATAATGAATTGTTCTAGGACTACTATTAAAAAGCTCAAATTCCGCTTCAGTAAGTTTAATTCTATTTTCATTAAAATCATCAATAAATTTATTTTCTTGTTCCCAAATCTTATGTAATTCTTCAGTTTCAACACCATAGATTGTTAAATTACATTGAGGGTCAGAATCAATCATTAAAACTCTTTTCCCCATTAGTGCTAAAGCATGAGCTAAGTGATATGTAAGTGTTGTTTTACCAACTCCACCTTTATTATTAAATATAGAAATTATTTTCATTGAGATACACCTATAAATTTCAAAACTAAAACATTGGTTTATTCTATTTTACTGACGCAAACCCTATTGGTGCAAACTTTGCTGAAGCAAAATTCTGGAAGACGACCATGCCCAACGGAGAAATAAAATTTAATTATTAAATAATTCCAGATAGTTTCTTTATTAGCGCTATCTCGCCAAACTTAGCCATAGTCAAACTTTTACAAATCCCCCCAATCGAAATTCAGGAAGCGTCGAGCATTCAGCTTGGTATATTTTTCAGTATGTTTGATATCACGGTGTCCCAGGAAGTCTTGAATTTCTCTAGTGTTGTAACCCTGATTCACCAGATAGTAACCGCAGGCATGGCGCATCATGTGACAGTGAACTTTGATATCAAGCCCAGCCTGTGCCGCCAGTCGCCCAAGCAGCTTTCGCACCGCATCAGTGGACATCACCTCACCGCGTTCGGAAACGAAAATATATTTACCCTGGGGCAACATCTCTCTGAGTTCTTTAAGCAAAACTAATTCATCGTCTCTCAAGGGATGCACGCCAGAATCACTGCCCTTTTCCCTGGTGATGAAAATCTGACGTTCGCCCCACATTACTGCATCCCATCTTAAACCGCACTTAGCCCCTACAGCTTCCCCTACCCTCAGACCGTGGCGAAACATGAGCAACATCAGTGTATAATCACGGTGAGCATAACGAGCTTTGCGATCGAGCGCAGCATCAAGAAGACTTCGCACCTCGCTTGGTGTAAGGTATTCTCTAGACCTGTAATGCTTGTTAGGTAAACGGATTGGGGGTGGCGGCCTCATTTACTCTCGCTGGTAGTGTCCGGTGTACACGGTATATTATGGACAGTCTACTACGCCACGATCCCTATTATTTCGTTGAGAGACGCGCAACTCAAGAGTTATTGCAAATACTTCTCAATTGATAAATACCTCCATCTTGGATCAATGCCAAATAGTCAGTCTGCGATTGCGCGATCGGGCAGCGTCTTCTTGCGATCGCGGTCATTCTCCAAGCCATGACTGAAGATGGGGTCATGACGAAATACATGTAAAAACGGACACGTTGTAAAGAATAATTACAGAAAGCACTTTCTCAATTTACTAACTTGCCCAAAAATGATAAAAAAGCTTTTTAGATTTTTGACAGTAGAATCGACTTTTTACCCTTGCGACTTCATCAAACTTGCCCATAAATGATTGTTTTAGGGAATGTTTTGCTCTCTTGACAATACTGAAGTTGGATGTTTCAACATCGAATAATCAAGGGTTTTGAGACTCTGAGTTACAAAAGTTTACAACGTGGGTCTTTTTACACGTATTTCGTCATACCCCCATTACGGGGACATTACAATGAACCGAGAAGAGTTTGAGGCTCTGATTACACGTAATAGCCCAAAAGTGTAGCGCAACTATATATGATGTGAAGAATGGCGCTCATTGAGGCTGGGAGCGCTTAAGATATGAGCCTTTGGAAGTTTTTGCTACCTAAAAGTTATAGTCACTCAAATAATTGTTATGCCGGGAACAAAGCAGTATGACATTTAGCACCATTGTCGCATTATTCAGTGCGATGGTTATTCTGGCTTCTATTCCCAGTGTTAGTGTATTAGCTCTTTACCCTTGTTAGTATCAATGCCTGCGTTAAAATATCTTTATTCTAAAAGAATGTAGAGCGGCGGCAAAAGTTTTCAGTCTGCTAATTGTAGGTCACTACAACTAGGTGTTACACAGCACAACATACATATTGACAGTTGTGTAGTCTTCCAGACCAGGAACTTTATTCAGAAGGCGAAACAATGGCATAAGCCGGGAAGCCTCTTGAACAGCATTTACGGTTTCGCTAACAATTTCAAATCCGGCTTGTTCAAAGGCTTGCAGAAAGTCGCGGCGCTTGAATTTATTGAGTCCAAGGTCATACATCGAATGACACTTAACTCCCGGATGGTGTCTATTATAAGCAGCCACAACACGCGCATCGCCAAGAATGAGATGCGCCCACGGTAGCTTCAAGCGGTTTCCAATTGCGTGGAATCCATGATCGCCAAAGGGGCTGTAGTAAAGTGGACTAAAACCAGTTATCAGTAAACCACCTTCCCGCAGAACCCGTTTTACTGAGAGAAGAACTTGATCTAGGTTCATAATATGTTCAAAAGTGTCTTTGGAAATTACGAAATCGACCTTGCCCTCAAGTGCCATCTCGTTAATATCCAAGTGATGAAACTCTATCCTGTTGGCGATATTAGGAAAGCGTTCCGCTACGATCCGATTGGCAAATTCGATGCGGTTACCAATGAGGTCAAGACCAATCACCCGCTGCGCTCCCGAAATAGCTGCATCGATGCACAGTGCCCCATGTCCACAGCCAATTTCAAGAACGACTTTTCCGGAGAAGTCCGGACGACCGCCTAGACGACGCCAGTACTTCTGTGAATCGAGAACTTGTTTCTCGAAGTATCTGAGGGATGCGGCCTCATCTTCTACAGCAAAGTTATTTTCATTAAATTTGTAAGCTGCACACGAATCTGTAAAAGTTTCCTTATTCATCAATTTACTTCCAAATCAACAATACAATATTTAATTAAAAAGGCTTTAATCCTACAAATTAGTTGGGTATTATGCTGTTGCTGCTTCTGCAAAAAAAGTAATGGAAGAAAATTAAAATCTTATATCTAAATTAATGTTAACCATGTAAGCGTTTATTAACATTATATTTGCTGTAAGCAGCAAATCATACTGTATCATACTGTGGTGTTTAAAATTTGTAAATAAAAAATAAATTTTTCGGCTCAAAGCAGTTTCATTTTAAATAATTTTGACTTTGGACAAAAAAGCTTTGTTCGCATAAACTTTAAGCGAACAAAGCGAATGATTAATCTTGTTTATAGTTTTCCGCCTCTTTTATCAAATCTGATGATTGTACTAGTCAGAGACTTCAGTAGATAGAGTCATATAAAAACTTATGTCTTTTAGTGATATTACTTATTTGAAAAAGAAGGAAGAAGTTCGGAGTTCTACGGAAGAAGGATGAATTTGGATGAGGATTCAGACCTCACCCAAATAGATACTGCTGAATTGAAAATTCAGCAGGGGATTCAAACCCAAGTTCGCTTTGGTCACTATAAGTCAGAGAAAACAAGAACTTCTTCCTTCTTCCCTCTGACTTCTGACTTCGTTGAATTGGGACAAAAATTGTAAGAAAAGCGTATTAATTTATTAATTTCGCTTGCTTTAGCACGGGTATAAAAAAAGCATAGCCACCAGAACCCCAACACATAGTAATATCAACGACAAAGTATCTTTGGGCAAATACTGATGGCTATGGCGAAATTTAATAACAATCAATTAATACTCCCGGTTCGCCCATTTAAAAATGAGTTAGGAAAAGCAAATATACCGAAAGGGATATTCCCAAAAATGAGTAAGTATGAGTTCGGAATTATGACAACTGAACTCATAATCGGAAATGAACGAGTCGATGATATACCCCTACTGGTGACACAAATAGAACAGATGGGTGTACAGAAGCTAATTTTTCTACACTAAAGAGGCTGGCACTTATTTATAGACCCGTGCCAAGTGCTGATGAGGAAATTTTTACAAGAGCTAATGCCTTATGGCTCTTGTAGAACCAGTTTTAATTGCCGCGTTACACGTATGAGCCATTACGTGTAATCAGAGCCTCAAAGTATTCTCGCTTCACTCATGTCCCCCAAGGCTTTTGAGCTATTCAGTTCAAAGCGTTTCTTGCTTGTTTCTTAGTCAAAGCTACAGCCGTACTTGTAAACGCCTGTATACGGGTGTAGATAACCCAGTTAGCGCTTGTGCCGCGACGCTATATCTAGGCCGACTAAGGGCTAGTCTAGAAAAGTCTTTTGAAGTTACGGGGATGCCTGCAAACTCTCAGGTAAACAAAAGATGAGCGGCTCTGGTATGCCATCTCCAAGAGCGACCGCATAAACTTTGTAAAATCCTTTGTCCTCTTCTGAATTTCTGGTAATGTAGTCGCCAACTCTAGGAACAGTCGCAAATTCTCCCTGCCAAGTGTCGGCTACCCCAGCAAAGTCTTCTATAGTGAGCAAGACTTTTACATTGGTCTTTATCATTCGATTTCCTGGTAACTTCTGGAAATTCTAGTATAAATTTTGCGGTAGCGACTACTAACTGGTAAATCTAAGCCAGGAAGTTACCCCTCTTGGCATCACCGTGCCAACTTCCATGCATTTACAATAAAAAATCCCTCGTCGGGGCACAAGGGGTTTTACATTTATTGGAGAAGGTTCTAATTTTTCTGAAATTGGATAATTGTCAATTTTAAACTAAAAATAAATCAGCCCTGATGCTGGAATCTATCCTCGGCTGATTTATTTTTTACTGCATACTTGGCTGTGACAGTATGAATAAGGCATCACAAATCAGTCAGATCAGACTCAGGAATTAAGGCATTTTCTGCCTCATCGGGAATGATGATGTTATACAGCGATATTTCAGCGTCATTCAGTTCCCCAAAAATATCATCCAATATTTCGTTTGTTTTGCTTGGATCTGTTCCAAGCTCCTCTAAGTTCTCAGACAGGAAGTAAATATCCTCATGCTTTTCAACAATCTCAACTGCTTCTTGAAATTCTTCATCCCCTTCGATATCCACTGACTCAGGGTTTGAACGCAATTCTTCTAATCTCACTTTTATCACGGCGATCGCATCAAGCGTTTCTTGGGCTTCATGAGGAAGAGTGATCTCAATAACGTCGCCTTCGTCTTTATATATCGCCATAATCAAATTCCCTTTTTGTTGACATACCACTACTGTAAAACAGCAGATGATTTGACTTTTACGTATGTATAAGTGAGTTGTAACCTTTCGTTACCACCCTAAAAGTCTCTCTACTTCACCAGAAGACAGAAGCCAGCCCTCGGTAACAAAACGAGGTCAACAAATGTACTGCACTCCCATGCAATCACGTCAAATCTCGCCACTATTTCAAATACCGTAATATGCTAATTGCTACTGGCGAGATTTACCCTGTCGCAGTTTGGCGAGAATCAAAACAGCTTGTCAACGTACTCTTGTAGGTCACTGCGTTTAACTCGCCATCCCTTGCCAATTACTTTGGCTTTTAACTCGCCTTTAGTAATTGCATCTCGCAGGAATTCTCTAGACAACCCAGTTAGCGCTTGTGCCTCTGCAATAGTCAGTAGCAACTTATCGGCAATCGGCACTACTGGCTGATTGTCGCCCCTACCAAGTAGCCCTTCAATGATTGAGGATAACTTATCAATAACCCCAATCTCGCCAAACTCCGCAATCTCGCCAGAAGAACGCACTAATTTATCTGTCTGTGGCTGTTGCTCTGTCGCTATTTGACGAGATTCAAAGGCTGGTTTTACGGTCGGTTGGTTCAGTTCTGACTTGAATGCTTCCAGTTCGGCGGGGTCAAAGTTGGCAGTCGGGCGAGTTTTCCCTTTCTCGTACTTAACGCTGATTCGCCCTTGTTGTACGTAGCGTTCTAAAGCCCTAACACTGACACCCAAGTAATCTGCTGCTTCCTGCTTATTCATAAATCTCGCCAAATATCGTAACTCGCCAAAATCCTATCAGTGATTGGCGAGTTTTGGCGAGATTGAGAAAACCATTATTCCTCAGATGTGCCTACGCTATATCTCCCCTAAAATATAGGACTAGGTGCTATACTTTAACCCAAGAGACTATAAAATGAAAATTTACAAAAACCGTACTTTTGACCGTTGGGCGCGAAAGGAAGGGTTAAACAATCTTAGTCTCTGTAACGCTGTAAACGAAATGGCAGCAGGGCTTTATGATGCTGACCTGGGAGGTGGACTGTTTAAAAAACGCATAGCAAAACCAGGGAAGGGTAAGAGTGGTGGATTTCGGACACTAGTAGCTACTAATAATGAAGATCGTTGGTTTTTTATTTTTGGCTTTTCAAAAAACGAACGCAGCAACATTGACAAAGATGAAGAATCAGCTCTGAAAATGTTATCCAAGCAATTACTTGCTTATACACCAGAAGAACTTGAGCAAGCAAAAAATAGTAATGCGTTAATAGAGGTGATTTGTAATGCGTCAGAAGAAATCAGCAATTCTTGAAGCAGTTCATGAGACAGCAGAAGACCTACACAAAGCTGGGCTAATGAATCAAACTACATTGCGCGAATTTGAACACCTATGTCTACCTCCTATTGAGCCTCTAGAACCATTGCAAATTAAAGAAATACGGGAATCATCTCAAGTCAGTCAAGCTGTTTTTGCACGTATTTTGAATATAAGTCCTTCAACAGTTCAAAAATGGGAAATAGGACAAAAGCGGCCTAGTGGAGCATCTCTTAAGCTACTGCATTTAGTAAAGAATCGTGGGTTAAACAGTGTGCTGTATTAAAAACCCCAAACTAAGAAAATCCCGTCCCGAATTTCTTACTTTTATTTGTCACAGCCCAGACTTATCAATAATTTTGACAGCCAATGCTGCGTAGCTTTATTATGCAGTCGCACCTGACCAGCAATTATCCCAGCCGCGACCGCCTAAACTTCTTGCTCGGTCGAAGTGATCTATTAAAATTGCATTAGTTATAAATCAATTAGAACGCATTTTTTCGATATCTTCCATGTATTCAATAACCTGGGGTTTATGCTTAGAGCATAAATTTATTGCTGCATTTATGACTGTAGCTGTTTGCATTCTATTCCAGACTTTAGCAGAGTCTTTTGAGACACCATCTCTAGTAACACTATTAGCTGCTTCCTGAGAAGATGCCCAAATAATATCTTTAACGGTTTTTCGATTATCTAAATTTTTACAATGTAAGTATCCTTGCTCTAATAATATTTTATCTGGAAATGCTTGTAACAAAGGGACTGATTTAAGCTGCTTCAAATACTCTGCTTCTAGATTTTGATTTTTTTGTTGCTGATTTTCTATTGATGGTATACAACCTGATATAGTAATTGCAATTGCAAATAAAACAGAAATTTTTTTTATCATAAGTCTCTCAAAATACTCATCAAAGTTAATAAATTTATTGAGTTACATTCTTTTACAAATTCAGTCAAAATATTTCTAAAAATTTCCCCTAATCATTACTGCATAAAAAATTGAGAACAAAATTTTTATGCAGTAAACAATTCATGA
This region of Nostoc flagelliforme CCNUN1 genomic DNA includes:
- a CDS encoding helix-turn-helix domain-containing protein, with amino-acid sequence MNKQEAADYLGVSVRALERYVQQGRISVKYEKGKTRPTANFDPAELEAFKSELNQPTVKPAFESRQIATEQQPQTDKLVRSSGEIAEFGEIGVIDKLSSIIEGLLGRGDNQPVVPIADKLLLTIAEAQALTGLSREFLRDAITKGELKAKVIGKGWRVKRSDLQEYVDKLF
- a CDS encoding type II toxin-antitoxin system RelE/ParE family toxin; the encoded protein is MKIYKNRTFDRWARKEGLNNLSLCNAVNEMAAGLYDADLGGGLFKKRIAKPGKGKSGGFRTLVATNNEDRWFFIFGFSKNERSNIDKDEESALKMLSKQLLAYTPEELEQAKNSNALIEVICNASEEISNS
- a CDS encoding helix-turn-helix domain-containing protein; protein product: MRQKKSAILEAVHETAEDLHKAGLMNQTTLREFEHLCLPPIEPLEPLQIKEIRESSQVSQAVFARILNISPSTVQKWEIGQKRPSGASLKLLHLVKNRGLNSVLY